Proteins co-encoded in one Caldisericia bacterium genomic window:
- a CDS encoding BON domain-containing protein, translated as MDRRIAPSDEKGLKLKDLNILKKIKNLIDKNEALKKEKINITVKSGEVILEGNVSSEKVINEIENLLKEIKSIKKVINNLTYEIKRSLDANIAEESLKILEEKGFKNLNITYKGGVLNIYGNVNNLKEKKQIEKILSNLKLTKINNFIKIKPSFNVNDFIIESLVYDNLKKNKIFNLKIKVLNKVLYLRGNVENEKEREEVLDKASEVPGVIEIINGITLRDEKSIDIEIENNIREILKGPEYSSDKINFISISGNVFLEGEAYNQNTLYSIEEKVSKIKNVKRVINRIIGVVR; from the coding sequence ATGGATAGAAGAATAGCCCCTTCTGATGAGAAGGGTTTGAAGTTAAAAGATTTAAATATATTAAAAAAAATAAAAAATTTAATAGATAAAAATGAAGCTCTTAAAAAAGAAAAGATAAATATAACAGTAAAAAGTGGAGAAGTTATTCTTGAAGGAAATGTGTCAAGTGAAAAAGTGATAAATGAGATTGAAAATTTATTAAAAGAAATAAAAAGTATTAAAAAAGTTATAAACAATCTAACTTATGAGATAAAAAGAAGTTTGGATGCAAATATAGCGGAAGAGAGTTTAAAAATACTTGAAGAGAAAGGTTTTAAAAATCTTAACATAACTTATAAAGGAGGAGTTCTAAATATATATGGAAATGTAAATAATTTAAAAGAAAAAAAGCAAATCGAAAAAATTCTTTCTAATTTAAAACTAACAAAAATTAACAATTTTATAAAAATTAAACCAAGTTTTAATGTTAATGATTTTATTATTGAAAGTTTGGTTTATGATAATTTAAAGAAAAATAAAATTTTTAACTTAAAAATTAAAGTGTTAAATAAAGTACTTTACCTTAGAGGAAATGTTGAAAATGAGAAAGAGAGAGAAGAAGTTTTAGATAAAGCATCAGAGGTTCCAGGAGTTATAGAAATTATAAATGGAATAACATTAAGAGATGAAAAAAGTATTGATATTGAAATTGAGAACAACATAAGAGAAATTTTAAAGGGACCAGAATATTCAAGTGATAAAATAAATTTTATATCAATATCAGGTAATGTATTTCTAGAAGGTGAAGCATATAATCAAAATACACTTTATTCAATTGAGGAAAAAGTTAGTAAAATAAAAAATGTTAAAAGAGTAATAAACAGGATAATTGGAGTTGTTAGATAA
- the dnaX gene encoding DNA polymerase III subunit gamma/tau: MEYLTLYRKYRPKDFSEIKGQEHIVKVLINSLEMKKISHAYLFSGPKGTGKTTIARIFSKGLNCESGITSKPCNVCRNCISINEGTNIDVIEIDGASNRGIDEVRSLKERVNLAPTFGRYRVFIIDEAHMLTQEAFNALLKTLEEPPEKTIFILATTDPQKLPLTIISRCIRFNFKRISIKDLIDTGKMIATNEKIEIEDEVLERIANYSEGSLRDFISTLEEIVLFSGNKVSLKDLLSLYGESEDEIYKKIYTSILQGDDSLFLTLIHNLVEEGKEINEILRGLINFGRKVLFLKIFDEKRDDDTLSFFKKDFLIETLDTLINLSSELRYSHYPRFLFEVKILKLLLKFSKEKFPEKVYVKSPQEVTSETIQIKKEEKRSFLWNDFLDELKKSNKALYAMLRFGRFIKLEEEKIYIEFPFPYKFQKDTVESKKDEIKKTLLNLGYRVNDLIFSLQSEEDYIKEKEEIEKSDELQTLFKFFEGKVERVEENIENEEF, encoded by the coding sequence ATGGAATATCTCACCCTATATAGAAAATATAGACCCAAAGATTTCAGTGAAATAAAAGGTCAAGAACACATAGTTAAGGTATTAATTAATTCTCTTGAAATGAAAAAAATTTCACATGCATATCTATTTTCAGGTCCAAAAGGAACAGGAAAGACAACAATTGCAAGAATTTTTTCCAAAGGTTTAAATTGCGAATCAGGAATTACATCAAAACCATGTAATGTTTGTAGAAATTGCATAAGCATAAATGAAGGTACAAATATTGATGTTATAGAGATAGACGGAGCATCAAATAGAGGTATTGATGAAGTTAGAAGTTTAAAAGAAAGAGTAAATCTTGCACCAACTTTTGGAAGATACAGAGTTTTTATAATAGATGAAGCACATATGCTAACTCAAGAAGCATTTAACGCTCTATTAAAGACTCTTGAAGAACCACCTGAAAAAACCATTTTCATTCTTGCAACTACTGATCCACAAAAATTACCTTTAACAATAATTTCAAGATGTATAAGATTTAACTTCAAAAGAATAAGCATAAAAGATTTGATTGATACAGGAAAGATGATTGCAACAAATGAAAAAATTGAAATAGAAGATGAAGTTCTAGAAAGAATAGCAAATTATTCAGAAGGTTCATTAAGAGATTTTATTTCAACTTTAGAAGAGATTGTTCTATTTAGTGGGAACAAAGTCAGTTTAAAAGATTTATTGTCTTTATATGGTGAAAGTGAAGATGAGATTTATAAAAAAATTTATACTTCTATTTTACAAGGAGATGACTCCTTGTTTCTTACTTTGATTCATAATTTGGTTGAAGAAGGAAAAGAGATAAATGAAATTTTAAGGGGTTTAATAAATTTTGGGAGAAAAGTTCTCTTTTTGAAAATTTTTGATGAAAAAAGAGATGACGATACTCTCTCTTTTTTTAAAAAAGATTTTCTTATAGAGACTCTTGATACTTTAATAAACTTGAGTTCTGAGTTGAGATATTCACACTATCCAAGATTTCTTTTTGAAGTAAAAATTTTAAAGCTCCTTTTAAAATTTTCAAAAGAAAAATTTCCTGAAAAAGTTTATGTAAAATCACCTCAAGAGGTTACTTCTGAAACTATTCAAATAAAAAAAGAAGAAAAAAGAAGTTTTTTATGGAATGATTTTCTTGATGAGTTGAAAAAATCAAATAAAGCACTGTATGCTATGCTGAGATTTGGAAGATTTATTAAGTTAGAGGAAGAAAAAATTTATATAGAATTTCCATTTCCATATAAATTTCAAAAAGACACGGTTGAGAGCAAAAAAGATGAAATTAAAAAAACTCTTTTAAATCTTGGATATAGAGTTAATGATCTTATATTTTCACTTCAAAGTGAAGAGGATTATATAAAAGAAAAAGAGGAAATTGAAAAGTCTGATGAACTCCAAACCCTTTTTAAATTTTTTGAGGGTAAGGTTGAAAGAGTAGAAGAGAATATAGAGAATGAGGAATTTTAA
- a CDS encoding DNA polymerase III subunit alpha — translation MSSFVHLHLHTEYSLLDGLIKFDDLFEKLKKLNMDSVGITDHGGLYGVIPFYKKAKEVGVKPIIGVELYFSPTSRHEKKGKEDRENYHILLFAKDYEGYSNLSKLVTIAHLEGFYYKPRIDIEVLRKHNKGLILTTSCVKGEIPSYILEGRYEEAKSRIYEFKEIFGNDFYIELQDHNLKEEKEVLPKLVQIAKETNTKIFASNDVHYLNREDAKVHGILLCVQTQTTIDNPDRLKFETDEFYLKSFEEMWATFKEIPEAIYTTIEIKEKCNLEIPLQIPKLPKFPLKEGEEPFKVLKELCEKALPEKYEKITDEIKERLVMELKTIHDMGFSDYFLIVSDFVSYAKRNGIRVGPGRGSAAGSIVSYLLGITDVDPLKYNLLFERFLNPQRISLPDIDIDFADDRRDEVINYVRRKYGEDRVAQIATFGKMEARGTIRDVGRVLNYPVSEMDRIAKLIPFGLDFKEALEKEPLLLKEMNADEKKKELFQIAMKLEGINRNFSTHAAGVVIGEGPLSEIVPLQLTKDKGITTQYDKDSLEDLGLLKIDFLGLRTLTVIDETIKLIKERKGIEIKIEKIPLNDEKTFSLLRDGKTIGVFQLESYGMRKVLSSLKPTNIEDIIAVLSLYRPGTLKSGQVEEYIKRKNSNEKYEVLHPKVEDILKPTYGIMVYQEQVMQVAQKLAGYTLAEADLLRKAIGKKKKDLMEKNREDFILRCVNNGIDKSTAEKIFNYIEKFAEYGFNKSHSTAYAMISYQTAYLKANYPNEYFVSLLSSVAGNEDKEEIYIKDIESFGIKILPPHINKSDIYFTLEDQGIRFGFAAIKNVGENAAIDIINERKKGEFRSFYDFLSRCKNTKINKKVIEALIKSGAFDEFSKDRAALFEELQSDEKTKPLLFNEVPQKRRKVDESKILEWEKEAFGFYFSGHPLKFYLEKLRKDEVKISELPLLESGKIVNIIGSIISFKHHSTKKGEGFLKFVLEDESGKVDVLVFNSQIDTIESYLRKEGLIKIEGELKIEDERFSLRMTKFIEFIHKSELDDKIKDIQVKDENKSNFHLYINLKKEQLKDDILEKLSISLKENKGTTPVTIYLQINGKKVEVSLSEKYMVNLTPSLLSNLSKLIGIENFYYKEVS, via the coding sequence ATGAGTAGTTTTGTTCATCTTCATCTTCATACTGAATATTCACTTCTTGATGGTTTGATAAAATTTGATGATCTTTTTGAAAAATTGAAAAAACTCAATATGGATTCAGTTGGAATAACTGATCATGGTGGATTATATGGAGTTATTCCATTTTATAAAAAAGCAAAAGAGGTAGGAGTTAAACCGATAATTGGTGTTGAACTTTACTTTTCTCCAACTTCAAGACATGAGAAGAAAGGAAAAGAAGATAGAGAAAATTATCATATACTTTTGTTTGCCAAAGATTATGAAGGATATTCAAATTTATCTAAACTTGTCACAATAGCTCATCTTGAGGGATTTTATTATAAACCAAGAATAGATATAGAAGTTTTAAGAAAACATAATAAAGGTTTAATTCTTACAACCTCTTGTGTTAAAGGAGAAATACCTTCTTATATTCTTGAAGGAAGGTATGAAGAAGCAAAAAGTAGAATTTATGAATTTAAAGAAATTTTTGGGAATGATTTTTATATTGAACTACAAGATCATAATTTAAAAGAAGAAAAAGAAGTTTTACCAAAACTTGTTCAAATTGCAAAAGAAACAAATACAAAAATTTTTGCTTCAAATGATGTTCACTATTTAAATAGAGAAGATGCCAAAGTTCATGGAATACTTTTATGTGTTCAAACTCAAACAACAATTGATAATCCTGATAGATTAAAATTTGAAACAGATGAATTTTACTTAAAATCTTTTGAAGAGATGTGGGCTACTTTTAAAGAAATTCCTGAAGCAATTTATACAACAATTGAAATAAAAGAGAAGTGTAATTTAGAAATACCACTCCAAATTCCTAAACTTCCAAAGTTTCCTTTAAAAGAAGGAGAAGAGCCATTTAAAGTTTTAAAAGAATTATGTGAAAAAGCTCTTCCAGAAAAATATGAAAAAATAACAGATGAGATTAAAGAAAGACTTGTAATGGAACTTAAAACAATTCATGATATGGGTTTTTCTGATTACTTTTTAATTGTTAGTGATTTTGTTTCTTATGCCAAAAGAAATGGAATAAGGGTAGGACCTGGTAGAGGAAGTGCAGCAGGAAGTATTGTTTCATATCTTTTAGGAATTACAGATGTTGATCCATTAAAATACAATCTTCTATTTGAAAGATTTTTAAACCCTCAAAGAATCTCTCTTCCAGATATAGATATTGATTTTGCAGATGATAGAAGAGATGAAGTTATAAATTATGTTAGAAGAAAATATGGTGAAGATAGAGTTGCTCAAATCGCTACTTTTGGAAAAATGGAAGCTAGAGGAACAATAAGAGATGTTGGAAGAGTTTTAAATTATCCTGTTTCAGAGATGGATAGAATTGCAAAATTAATTCCTTTTGGTTTAGATTTTAAGGAAGCACTTGAAAAAGAACCACTTTTGCTTAAAGAGATGAATGCTGATGAAAAAAAGAAAGAACTATTTCAAATTGCTATGAAACTTGAAGGTATTAACAGAAACTTTTCAACTCATGCAGCAGGAGTTGTAATTGGTGAGGGCCCTCTTTCTGAAATTGTACCACTTCAATTAACAAAAGATAAAGGAATCACAACTCAATATGATAAAGATTCTCTTGAAGATTTAGGTCTTCTTAAAATAGACTTTCTTGGTTTAAGAACATTAACTGTAATTGATGAGACAATTAAATTAATAAAAGAGAGAAAAGGAATAGAAATAAAAATAGAAAAAATTCCACTCAATGATGAAAAGACCTTCTCACTTCTGAGAGATGGTAAAACAATAGGAGTATTTCAACTAGAATCTTATGGAATGAGAAAAGTACTTTCAAGTTTAAAGCCTACAAACATTGAAGATATAATTGCAGTTTTATCTTTATATAGACCTGGAACCCTTAAATCTGGTCAAGTTGAGGAGTATATTAAAAGAAAAAACTCAAATGAAAAATATGAAGTACTTCATCCAAAAGTTGAAGATATTTTAAAACCTACTTATGGAATTATGGTTTATCAAGAACAGGTTATGCAAGTTGCACAAAAATTAGCTGGTTATACTCTTGCTGAAGCGGATTTATTAAGAAAAGCAATTGGTAAAAAGAAAAAAGATTTGATGGAAAAAAATAGAGAAGATTTTATTTTAAGATGTGTTAATAATGGAATCGATAAAAGCACAGCAGAAAAAATTTTCAATTATATAGAAAAATTCGCAGAATATGGATTTAATAAATCTCATTCTACAGCATATGCAATGATATCTTATCAAACTGCATATTTAAAGGCAAATTATCCCAATGAATATTTTGTTTCTCTTTTATCATCTGTTGCTGGAAATGAAGATAAAGAGGAAATTTATATAAAAGATATTGAAAGTTTTGGAATTAAAATTTTACCGCCTCATATAAATAAAAGTGATATATATTTTACGCTTGAAGACCAAGGAATTAGATTTGGTTTTGCTGCAATAAAAAATGTTGGCGAAAATGCGGCAATTGATATTATAAATGAAAGAAAAAAAGGAGAGTTTAGGTCATTTTATGATTTTCTCTCAAGATGTAAAAATACTAAAATAAATAAAAAAGTTATTGAAGCACTAATAAAATCTGGAGCTTTTGACGAATTTTCAAAAGATAGAGCAGCACTTTTTGAAGAACTTCAAAGTGATGAGAAAACAAAACCTCTTTTATTTAATGAAGTTCCGCAAAAAAGAAGAAAAGTTGATGAGAGTAAAATTTTAGAGTGGGAAAAAGAAGCCTTTGGTTTTTATTTTTCAGGACACCCTCTTAAATTTTATCTTGAAAAATTAAGAAAAGATGAAGTAAAAATTTCTGAATTACCACTTTTAGAGAGTGGTAAAATTGTAAATATAATTGGTTCAATTATTTCATTTAAACACCATTCAACAAAAAAGGGCGAAGGTTTTTTAAAATTTGTCCTTGAAGATGAAAGTGGAAAAGTAGATGTTTTAGTATTTAATTCTCAAATAGATACAATTGAAAGTTATTTGAGAAAAGAAGGTCTTATTAAAATAGAAGGTGAACTCAAAATTGAAGATGAAAGATTTTCTCTAAGAATGACAAAATTCATAGAATTTATACACAAAAGTGAACTTGACGATAAAATAAAAGACATTCAGGTAAAAGATGAGAATAAATCAAACTTTCATTTATATATAAACCTTAAGAAAGAACAACTAAAAGATGATATATTAGAAAAGTTATCGATTTCACTTAAAGAAAATAAAGGAACTACACCAGTAACAATTTATTTACAGATCAATGGTAAAAAGGTTGAAGTTTCTCTTTCTGAAAAATATATGGTAAATCTCACACCATCTCTTCTTTCAAATTTATCTAAATTAATTGGGATAGAAAACTTTTATTATAAAGAGGTATCTTAA
- a CDS encoding 6-phosphofructokinase — protein MRIGVLTGGGDCPGLNSTIRAVFYRSLNYGFEVFGFFDGWKGLIEDNGRLLKLEDVEDILNLGGTILYSSRTNPFKEERGVERILETLNKEKINALIAIGGDDTLSVAAKLYEGYKVNTVGVPKTMDNDVFGTDYTFGFDSATTISMDALEKLKDTAKAMKRILILEVMGREAGWVALFTGLAGGADVTVIPEEKFDKDKFVEKVKRAFERKGYAVICVSEGVEVAEREEVEVDAFGHKLLQERGVGSYLGKIIKDELNINTRVAQIGHVQRGGAPTLFDRILTIRLGIKAVDMVKNGEFGKMATLLNGEITSIPLKEVLNKTKKVDDYWISIKNVFEI, from the coding sequence ATGAGAATAGGAGTTTTGACAGGTGGAGGAGATTGTCCAGGATTAAATTCAACAATAAGAGCAGTTTTTTATAGAAGTTTAAATTACGGTTTTGAAGTTTTTGGTTTTTTTGATGGTTGGAAAGGATTGATAGAAGATAATGGAAGGCTTCTCAAACTTGAAGATGTTGAAGATATATTAAATTTAGGTGGAACTATTTTGTATTCATCTAGAACAAATCCATTTAAAGAAGAAAGGGGAGTTGAAAGAATTTTAGAAACATTAAATAAAGAAAAAATCAACGCTCTTATAGCAATAGGAGGAGACGATACTTTAAGTGTTGCTGCAAAACTCTATGAAGGATATAAGGTGAATACAGTTGGAGTTCCAAAGACAATGGATAATGATGTTTTTGGAACTGATTATACATTCGGTTTTGATTCTGCAACAACAATTTCAATGGATGCTCTTGAGAAATTAAAAGATACAGCAAAGGCAATGAAAAGAATTTTGATTCTTGAAGTTATGGGAAGAGAAGCAGGATGGGTTGCTCTTTTTACAGGTCTAGCAGGTGGAGCTGATGTTACAGTAATTCCAGAAGAAAAATTTGATAAAGATAAATTTGTTGAAAAAGTAAAAAGAGCATTTGAAAGAAAAGGATACGCAGTTATTTGTGTATCTGAAGGGGTTGAGGTTGCAGAAAGAGAAGAAGTTGAGGTTGATGCATTTGGTCATAAACTTCTTCAAGAGAGAGGTGTTGGTAGTTATCTTGGAAAAATTATAAAGGATGAATTAAATATAAACACAAGAGTTGCTCAAATTGGTCATGTTCAGAGAGGTGGCGCTCCTACTCTTTTTGATAGAATTTTAACAATAAGACTTGGAATAAAAGCAGTTGATATGGTAAAAAATGGTGAATTTGGAAAAATGGCAACACTTTTGAATGGTGAAATTACATCAATTCCTCTAAAAGAAGTTTTAAATAAAACTAAAAAGGTTGATGATTATTGGATTTCGATTAAAAATGTTTTTGAGATATAG
- the gatB gene encoding Asp-tRNA(Asn)/Glu-tRNA(Gln) amidotransferase subunit GatB: protein MNDVIIGLEIHAQLKTETKLFCSCKIDFSAPPNTNICPVCLGLPGALPSLNEKALIYSLMIAEALNCKINKKSLFHRKNYFYPDLPKGYQISQYDIPLAEEGYLSLPKTNKKIRIKRVHMEEDAGKLIHPEDIIEANYSYVDYNRSGVPLVEIVTYPDLSSPEEAVEFLEELRLILIYLGVSTGNMEEGALRCDANISIRGHSRCEVKNMNSFRSVKRALLYEIERQIDLINKGEEVIQETRHFNESDGKTYSMRGKEEAEDYRYFPDPDLPPLLIDDNILNRAKENIKELPQNIREKLKEFSLTETEIETIVSNLYIKDFYFKTINFFNEPKVISNWLLTDILGFINERNLDRIPFSPEDFAESLKMFYEKKISSKILKKIIELLFEGKSLEYIIKNENIMPITSKEEIRKFVLEVIKENMKVVEDYKKGKNKVLQFLIGQAMAKSKGRLDPDLLKEVFIEELKNE from the coding sequence ATGAACGATGTTATAATTGGCCTTGAGATACATGCACAACTAAAAACTGAAACAAAACTTTTTTGTTCATGTAAGATTGATTTTAGCGCTCCTCCAAATACAAATATTTGTCCAGTTTGTCTTGGTCTTCCTGGTGCATTGCCCTCTTTAAATGAAAAGGCATTGATTTATTCATTAATGATTGCAGAAGCACTTAATTGCAAGATAAACAAAAAATCTCTATTTCATAGAAAAAACTATTTTTATCCAGATCTTCCAAAAGGATATCAAATTTCTCAATATGATATTCCTCTTGCTGAAGAAGGTTATCTTTCTCTTCCAAAAACTAACAAAAAAATTAGAATAAAAAGAGTTCATATGGAAGAAGACGCAGGAAAACTAATTCATCCAGAAGATATAATTGAAGCTAATTATTCTTATGTTGATTATAATAGATCTGGTGTTCCTCTTGTAGAAATTGTAACCTATCCAGATTTATCTTCTCCTGAGGAGGCTGTTGAATTTCTTGAGGAGCTAAGACTCATCTTAATATACCTTGGAGTTTCAACTGGAAATATGGAAGAAGGAGCTTTAAGATGTGATGCAAATATCTCAATAAGAGGACACTCAAGATGTGAAGTAAAAAATATGAATTCATTTAGATCTGTAAAGAGAGCTCTTTTATATGAAATTGAAAGACAAATAGATTTAATTAACAAGGGAGAAGAGGTTATTCAAGAAACTAGGCATTTTAATGAGAGCGATGGAAAAACATATTCAATGAGAGGAAAAGAAGAGGCAGAAGATTATAGATATTTCCCAGATCCTGATCTTCCTCCTCTTTTAATTGATGATAATATTTTAAATAGAGCAAAAGAAAACATAAAGGAGTTACCTCAAAATATAAGAGAGAAATTAAAAGAATTTTCTCTAACAGAAACAGAAATTGAAACCATTGTTTCAAATTTATATATTAAAGATTTTTACTTTAAAACAATTAATTTCTTCAACGAGCCAAAAGTAATTTCAAATTGGCTTTTAACAGATATTTTAGGATTTATTAATGAGAGAAATTTAGATAGAATACCTTTTTCACCCGAAGATTTTGCTGAATCTTTAAAAATGTTTTATGAAAAAAAGATTTCTTCAAAAATATTAAAAAAGATAATTGAACTTTTATTTGAAGGAAAATCACTTGAGTATATAATTAAAAATGAAAATATTATGCCAATAACTTCAAAAGAGGAAATAAGAAAATTTGTTTTAGAGGTTATAAAAGAAAATATGAAAGTAGTTGAAGATTACAAAAAAGGAAAAAACAAAGTTTTGCAATTTTTAATAGGGCAAGCAATGGCAAAAAGTAAAGGAAGATTAGATCCAGATTTATTAAAAGAAGTTTTTATTGAGGAGCTTAAAAATGAGTAG
- a CDS encoding cobalamin B12-binding domain-containing protein, with amino-acid sequence MKRIRILIAKPGLDGHDRGAKVISRALMDEGYEVIYTGIRRTPEEIVNMAIEEDVDAVGLSCLSGAHLELFKKVSELLKEKGKEVLLFGGGIIPKEDIEILKSYGFKKIFTPDSSIKEIIEFLNNEFKNRVFS; translated from the coding sequence ATGAAAAGAATAAGAATTTTAATTGCAAAACCTGGTCTTGATGGACATGATAGAGGAGCGAAAGTAATCTCAAGAGCTTTAATGGACGAGGGGTATGAGGTTATTTATACTGGTATAAGAAGAACACCAGAAGAAATTGTAAATATGGCAATTGAAGAAGATGTTGACGCAGTTGGTCTTTCTTGCTTGTCTGGTGCCCATCTGGAACTTTTTAAAAAAGTAAGTGAACTTTTAAAAGAGAAGGGGAAGGAAGTTTTACTTTTTGGTGGTGGAATTATTCCAAAAGAAGATATTGAAATTCTTAAATCTTATGGTTTTAAAAAAATATTCACTCCAGATTCAAGTATAAAAGAAATTATTGAATTTTTGAATAATGAATTCAAAAATAGAGTCTTTAGTTAA
- the argS gene encoding arginine--tRNA ligase has translation MILRPIFEEKFKKFNLNSKDFNLNIPKNKNFGDISSDFLINLKDKSIREEIKKEFENDKYFKKVEIVEPGFLNLFFSEAFYSFFIKKLLNDGVNFLKDSLKSNKKIQIEFVSANPTGPLTLGNGRNAVIGDVLANVFAYLGFNVQREYYLNDAGKKVELLVDSVYARVKELLGENVLFPEDGYRGEYVVEIARNIIDSKKIYLLNNREKFREEILNIIIGWIKKDLSDFGVYFDNFFSEREMRERGEVEEVLKILKDKNMSYEKDGAVWFKSTLFGDEKDRVLVKSDGDYTYFLTDIAYHINKWRRGFELVIDIWGWDHIGHIEPLKNALSIFGIPHNFLNVILYQIVHLKSYGKEIKMSKTSGEFVLLRELIDDIGKDTVRFIFLSRASESPLDFDIEIAKKKNMENPVFYIQYAYTRGKAIERKKLEKGIEINFENLDLSFSDLEREILNRLIYTEEILYQVINKYAPHLLTFHSLEISKKFHTFYHDYPVLSENDEKTRNRRYAIVKCVEIILNILLNLMGVSTPEEM, from the coding sequence ATGATTCTAAGACCTATTTTTGAAGAAAAATTCAAGAAATTCAATTTAAATTCAAAAGATTTTAATTTAAACATACCAAAAAATAAAAATTTTGGCGATATATCATCAGATTTTTTAATAAATTTAAAAGATAAATCTATTAGAGAAGAGATAAAAAAAGAGTTTGAAAATGATAAATATTTTAAAAAAGTTGAAATAGTTGAACCTGGTTTTCTAAATTTATTTTTTTCTGAAGCATTTTACTCTTTTTTCATAAAAAAACTTTTAAATGATGGTGTTAATTTTTTAAAAGATTCTTTAAAATCTAATAAAAAAATTCAAATAGAGTTTGTATCTGCAAATCCAACAGGTCCTTTAACTCTTGGTAATGGAAGAAATGCAGTTATTGGTGATGTACTTGCTAATGTATTTGCTTATCTTGGTTTTAATGTCCAAAGAGAATATTATCTAAATGATGCTGGAAAAAAGGTAGAACTTTTAGTTGATTCAGTTTATGCAAGGGTTAAAGAACTTTTAGGAGAAAATGTGCTATTTCCAGAGGATGGATATAGAGGAGAGTATGTAGTAGAAATTGCAAGGAATATTATTGACAGCAAAAAAATTTATCTTTTAAATAATAGAGAAAAATTTAGAGAAGAAATTTTAAATATTATTATTGGTTGGATAAAAAAAGATCTATCTGATTTTGGAGTATATTTTGACAATTTTTTTTCAGAAAGAGAGATGAGAGAAAGGGGGGAGGTTGAAGAGGTTTTAAAAATATTAAAAGATAAAAATATGAGTTATGAAAAAGATGGGGCAGTTTGGTTTAAATCAACTCTTTTTGGAGATGAGAAAGACAGAGTTTTAGTAAAAAGTGATGGAGATTATACCTACTTTCTTACTGACATAGCATATCATATAAATAAATGGAGAAGAGGTTTTGAACTTGTAATAGATATTTGGGGTTGGGATCACATTGGGCATATTGAACCACTTAAAAATGCGCTTTCAATTTTTGGAATACCCCATAATTTTCTTAATGTTATTCTTTATCAGATAGTTCACTTAAAATCTTATGGAAAAGAGATAAAAATGAGTAAAACAAGTGGTGAATTTGTTCTTTTGAGAGAACTTATAGATGATATAGGCAAAGACACTGTAAGATTTATATTTTTATCAAGAGCATCTGAAAGTCCACTTGATTTTGATATAGAAATTGCAAAAAAGAAAAATATGGAAAACCCAGTTTTTTATATTCAATATGCATATACAAGAGGTAAAGCAATAGAAAGAAAAAAATTAGAAAAAGGAATAGAAATAAATTTTGAAAATTTAGATCTTTCTTTTTCAGATCTTGAAAGAGAAATATTAAATAGATTGATTTATACAGAAGAAATTTTATATCAAGTAATAAATAAATATGCTCCGCATCTATTAACATTTCACTCACTAGAGATTTCAAAAAAATTTCATACATTTTATCATGATTATCCTGTTTTGTCAGAGAACGACGAAAAAACAAGGAATAGAAGATATGCAATTGTAAAGTGTGTTGAAATTATATTAAATATATTGTTAAATTTAATGGGTGTATCAACACCTGAGGAGATGTGA